The following are encoded in a window of Lagenorhynchus albirostris chromosome 3, mLagAlb1.1, whole genome shotgun sequence genomic DNA:
- the LOC132518780 gene encoding probable palmitoyltransferase ZDHHC11B, whose amino-acid sequence MAFWARISRLLLPGTASRRSRKTVPPRRSRVSGWSQPVHCLQIVAWIVFLILVFTTFGIFIPLLPHEWRYIAYSVTGGICLFHLLVHLIALSIDPADANVRLKKNYSRTVPTFDRSKHAHVIQRQYCYLCEVAVTVKAKHCSTCNKCVSGFDHHCKWLNNCVGSRNYWYFFASVASAVAGLLCMVATLLYIFTQYFINPAGLRTDPHYRSISDQNTWLLLLPLFPVRTSTPVFLGIGALTLLLELVSLLLLSHLLLLHLYLRAKKLSTFEYIMQNNKLQRSKPPAVKRDVTPPRKGLLQLDNYLRSPAQGSKKPKEFLPTSTHLSLCSATVKPEDTSSSTQPVASLSSSVQSMKLTEQDSTINIPGESSSGLQELDANLSSSTVGRVKWRKFLPPLSRCPSVTSLRTIRPESSLKLEDAKDRRDVRQHTEGDVAENQGSASGAQGPAPTESPLQGSFPASRLPVESAPETHALLSSLRGQRKDTWSQKHWDAFPSGQKPWSSESTAINISGSCQEAPHVWAMAPHTQVPKGLPVIEEEEYAMKVTPVVSVEEGCSPEEATEPGSSAKVTMIIVSEDPEPEDRAAQPE is encoded by the exons CAGAAAGACTGTGCCCCCCCGGCGGTCCAGGGTGAGCGGCTGGTCGCAGCCCGTCCACTGCTTGCAGATCGTGGCCTGGATCGTGTTCCTCATTCTGGTCTTCACCACTTTTGGCATCTTCATTCCCCTCCTGCCACACGAGTGGAGATACATTGCCTACAGT GTGACCGGCGGGATTTGCCTCTTCCACCTCTTGGTCCACCTGATTGCTCTTTCCATCGATCCGGCCGACGCCAACGTCCGCCTCAAGAAGAACTACTCACGGACGGTGCCGACCTTCGACCGGTCCAAACACGCACATGTCATCCAGAGGCAGTATTGTTACCTGTGCGAGGTCGCCGT GACTGTGAAAGCCAAGCATTGTAGCACCTGCAACAAGTGTGTCTCAGGCTTCGACCATCACTGCAAGTGGCTTAACAACTGCGTGGGGAGCAGGAATTACTG GTACTTCTTCGCCTCCGTGGCCTCAGCTGTGGCCGGACTGCTGTGCATGGTCGCCACGCTGCTGTACATCTTCACCCAGTACTTCATCAACCCCGCCGGGCTGCGCACCGACCCACACTACAGGA GTATCTCCGACCAGAACACGTGGCTTCTGCTCCTTCCGCTTTTCCCCGTGAGGACGAGCACGCCGGTCTTCCTGGGCATCGGGGCGCTGACGCTGCTGCTTGAGCTCGTCAGCCTGCTGCTGCTCAGTCACCTGCTCCTTTTACACCTCTACTTGA GGGCCAAGAAGTTGAGCACATTTGAGTACATAATGCAAAACAACAAACTGCAGCGCTCGAAGCCCCCGGCAGTGAAGAGAGATGTGACCCCACCAAGAAAAGGGTTGTTACAG CTGGATAACTACCTGAGATCACCTGCGCAGGG CAGCAAGAAGCCCAAGGAGTTCCTGCCAACTTCCACGCACCTGAGTCTGTGCTCCGCCACCGTAAAGCCAGAGGACACGTCGTCATCAACG CAACCAGTTGCCAGCCTGAGTTCATCTGTACAGAG CATGAAGCTCACAGAACAGGACTCCACCATCAACATCCCAGGCGAGAGCTCCTCGGGGCTGCAG GAACTGGATGCCAACCTGAGTTCATCCACAGTGGG CAGAGTGAAGTGGAGGAAGTTCCTGCCACCACTGTCCAGGTGCCCAAGTGTGACCTCCCTCAGGACCATCCGCCCAGAGAGCTCCCTGAAACTCGAG GATGCAAAGGATCGACGAGACGTAAGGCAGCATACGGAGGGAGACGTGGCTGAAAACCAAGGCTCAGCTTCAG GAGCCCAGGGACCTGCGCCGACTGAGAGCCCCTTGCAGGGCTCCTTCCCTGCCAGTAGGCTGCCTGTGGAGTCGGCCCCGGAAACCCATGCTCTCCTGTCCTCTCTGCGTGGCCAGAGAAAGGACACGTGGTCCCAGAAGCACTGGGACGCCTTCCCCAGCGGCCAGAAGCCCTGGAGCTCGGAGTCCACGGCCATCAACATCTCCGGGAGTTGCCAGGAGGCGCCCCACGTGTGGGCAATGGCACCGCACACCCAGGTGCCCAAGGGCCTGCCCGTCATCGAGGAGGAAGAGTATGCGATGAAGGTGACCCCTGTCGTCAGCGTGGAGGAGGGCTGCAGCCCCGAGGAGGCCACTGAGCCCGGCAGCTCCGCCAAGGTCACCATGATCATAGTGTCTGAGGACCCGGAGCCCGAGGACCGGGCTGCTCAGCCTGAATAG